Sequence from the Leptotrichia sp. OH3620_COT-345 genome:
TTTCCACAGGAGTTGTTACTTTTTCACCTTTCATATTTCTTTCTTCCCATAAAAGTATTAATCCCAACCAGCCCAATTGATAAGCTATCATTTGTGCAGGTGTCCTGTCCACACCATCTAATAAAGTATCTTTATTTCTATCATTAATTTGTTCAAATTCTCCGATAAAAAGTTCTGCTCTTTTATTTATTTCATTTATAAGTTCATATTTATCCGCATATTCCTGCATAATATTTCTCCTTTAATATTTTTCTTAACAAATATAGTTGAATCCAATATTGTAAATAAAACTGTTTTAATAATCACTTTTCCTATATAATTTATCATAAATCATTGAAAAATCTAAAATATTAACAAAACTTTTTTTGATATTATTTTATTCCTATATAAATATGTATTTCGACATTATCAAATCCGTTTCCGCCTATGTATTCTTCAAAATCATAATTGAATGATCTTTCCAGATTCCTTTCTTTTAAATAACCGTCTAAATTCCCCCAAAATTCTGCCAATATTTTTTTAGGATCTCCTAAAATTTTAAATTTTGCATATTTCCCTGACGGAATATTTATTTTCATAATATTTTTATATATTTCTCCATTTTCATCAAAAATTTCACATCCTACAAGATTATCATATTCAAGTCTATCATCCATAATATAATTATAATATACTCCTGTATAATTATCGTTAATTCTTCGGTTATTTTTTAATATCCTTTCTTCTTTAAACAAGTTATCCCATAAATCTGCTATTTTTTTAAACATTGTATCATTATCATCTTTTATTCTTTCCTTTAATCCTATAATGGTTTTTTCATTTATCTCCACTATTTCATAATTTATTTTATCGGCTTTATTAAAATTTTCCATCGCCTTAGGATAGCCTAATGTATACATATCATAAAAGAAATTTATATTCTTTTCGGAAATATCACCCAGAGCTCTCATCACATTTGCTGCAAAACAAATTGCTCCCGTTCCCGTAGCAGTTACCATTTTTCCGTCAATTACAGAATCTATGTCAGTATATATAAAATTTTTATGATTTGTATACTTTTCACTGTTTTTTATTTCTTCAAAATCATTTACTGTATGACGACAGTCATTTAAAATTCCGTTTACTGCAAGATAACGAGCAGCATCACAAATTGCTCCTACTACCTTTCCGTTATTTTTAAACTTTTTTACAAGATTTATTATTTTTCCGCTTATTTCATTGTCCAATTTTCTCCAGTTGTATGAGCCCACTAATACTATACCTGAAACCTCATCGGATATTTCATCTATTGTCATATGAGGGATAACTTTCAGCCCTCCTGTTGAAATCTTTATTTCTTTGTCGATCGAAGCATATTTTACAGCATAACCTGTAGAAAATTCTCTTACATTTAAAGCCGCTGATAAAAAAGCCGCTTCCCAATCTGCAAATCCGTTTAAAATGATAAATATAAATTCTTTCATTTTATCCTCCCATATATTTTTTGAAAATTCTTGATTACTCTCAGAACTTAACTATCTTAGTTAAGTCCGCTTTCATATATAACCCGACATTAAATCCCTGTTAATTTGATTATAACATACATAATATGACTACATTATGTCATATTTAAATAATTTATATTTTTTGTGAAATATTATTTATAATTGCTTTTCATTTTTTCAATTTTTTCGGATAAAATATTTTTTATCCTTAAAGGCTCAAATATTTTTATATTCTCTCCAAATGACAGTAAATAACCGTATAGCCATTCATTTTCAACATTTTCTGTCACAACTTCAAAATTCCCGTTTTCTTTCTTTTTTATATTTTCTTGAGAAAATTCGTCATAAATACGATATGCCTGAGATTTATCGGCTTCAAAAATAACTTTTACAGTTTCTGTTTCACTGTATTCATTTTTCAAAGGAATTTTTTCTACTAATCTCTCAAAAATTTCTTCCGTTACTTGAAGATTTTTAATTCTTGTTATTTTAAAAGTCCTCATTTCACTGTTTTTTCGACAGAAAGCATATAAATACCATGCTTTTATTTTAAACCATAATTTTAAGGGTTCAGCACTACGTTTTGACTTAATTCCATTACTGTTATAATATTCAAAATTTACTACTTTTCTATTTAATATTGCATTTTTTATGTTTTCAAATATTTTCTTCTGTACTTCATTATATCCTGAAAAATCTACTTCTATCCAGTCAACTGATGATTTATTGAAAATTGTATTCAATTTTGAAAGAGTTTCTCCAATTTCAGGATAATTAGCTGCTTTTAAGCTTTGCAGTGCATACAATATATCATTTTGTTCACTTTTGGAAATTATTGATTTATCTAAAACATAATCTTCAAGAAGTTTTATACCCCCATTTTTTCCTCTTGAAGAATAAACGGGTATTCCTGCAAACATCAATGCTTCTATATCCCTGTACACCGTTCTTATCGAAACTTCAAAATGATCTGCAAGCTCTTTTGCCGTTACATTTTTTTTATTTAATAGTATATAAACTGTTTCAAAAAGTCTGTTTATTTGCATATAAATTTCTCCTATCTGTTATACTGTACTAAATTATACCACGGAATTTTCAATATATTCATTTATTATATTTATTTGTTGACAAATTTTTCATTTTATTTTATCATACAAACAAATTTTATTTTTTATGGGGTGAAAAAATATGACTAAAAATATTAAAGTAGTTGATTCATTTTTTGAACAACTCGAAAAAATTACAAAACCACATATAGAAGATTCTATTTTTGGAAAAGAATATATTATAACAAATCCGGATAATTCATCAACAGTTATAAAAAGATTTACTTTTGATAATAAATATGAACTCTGTTTTATGAAATCTAACGGAAAAATGAATTATGAATATATTTCTCCAAATGAAAAAATTAGAGAAAATATCATTGAAATTGTATATTATTATGACGGAAAAACAAAAATGATCTCTCAACCAGATAATAAAATATATCATTTAAAAAAAGGAGACATTGCTATTCATTATACTAAAAACTGCTTTTCAGGTTATTTCGAGCATAATAACATTTCCGTTATTTCAATAAATCTCTATGTAAAAAAGTTAAAGAACGATCTGAATCTAAAAACTGTAGATAAACTTATTTCAGAATGGGAAGCCAAAGTTGAGAATATTTTCAAAGATGATAAATGTATTATTGAAAAAGCAAATACCGAAATTAAAACTCTAGCTCTTCAAGTTCAGAATGTATCTTTAAAAGAAATTAATGATTATTTTGAGTTTAAATCAAAAATTATTCAATTATTTTTTTTAATTTTAAAAAGCAACTTAAAATCTGTTTCTACTGAAAAATATGATGCCTCTGTTACTTCTGAAAAAATAAAGTCGGTTATAAGCAGAAATTCCTACTATAAAAGAATTATGTAAAATAATGAAAACAACCAACTACCATCTCCAGTCAATCTTTAAAAATAATGAAGGCATGAGCATAAAGTATTATATTCTAAGTCTTAAAATGAATCATGCCAAATTTCTTCTGAAAACTACAAATTATAGTATATTCGATATTTCAGTTGAAGTAGGGTATGAAAATCCAAGTAAATTTGCCAAAGTTTTTAAAAATTATTTTGGAATTTTTCCGAGTAAATATAGAAAACAATCTAAATAACAAATATCTCCCGAAATATTTTATTTTGGGATTTTTTATTAATTTAAAAAAAATTAAAACAAAACTATATAAGTCCAATCAATCCCTTTTTTAGGGCTTTTTTTATTTTGGAGTATTATTTTTATATATTCATGCTATAATTTTATTAGAATTAAAAATTTGAGAGAGTTGTATCACTTAAAAAACAAGTGTAATTTTATTTTTATTGAATATTTTATTTTTCTTATTAAAATAAAATTTAATAAAGGTTTTTCTTTAAAACAAAAATATAAATTTAGCAGTAATAAATTTAAAATACACCAACTTATAATATATGAGAATAACCAAAAAAGCCGATTTTAAATTGGGCTTTTTTTATTATGGGTTTGTTTTTATCTTAAATATAATGTATAATCTATTTAAAAATTAATTTGATTATCAAAATATTAGCAATAAAAATTATTATCAATATTTATCAGGAAAGGAGAAATTATGAAAAATTTAAAATTTTTATTAAAATTATCAGGGCAACACAAAATAAAACTTATTATTTCAGCATTATTCAGTGTAATAAGTACAAGTTTTTCAGCCGTCCCTTATATTCTTGTATATAAAATCATTTTGGAACTTTTTAATAAGAATGTTGATTATGAAAAAATAAAAATACTTGTTTTCCTAACAATATTTTTTGTAATATTTAGTGTTATCACTCTTATTTTATCAGGAATTTTTTCCCATATTTCGGCATTTAACATTCTTTATAAAATAAGAATAAATTTAATCGAACATATGTCAAAACTGAATATGGGATTTTTCAGAAAAAATCCGTCAGGAAAACTGAAAAAGATTATTAATGAAGATATAGAAAAACTGGAAAATTTTATTGCACATCAAATTCCCGACTTATCTTCAGCATTTTTTACTCCGTTAATTTTTCTCGGGATTATGATATATTTTGATCGAATGCTTACTTTTGTTTTATTTATTCCCTTTATTTTAGGATTTATTGTTCAAAGCGGTATGTATAAAAATTACAGTACAAAAGTCGACTGCTTCTATAAACTATCTGCAAAATTAAATTCCACAATTATGGAATATATAAATGCAATGAATGTTATGAAAGCCTTTAACCTCACTGCAAAATCTTTTAGAGAATATAAAAATACTACTCAGGAATATGCCGACTATTGGATCAAACTCACTAAAATGAGTGTCCCTTACTACTCCGCTTTTCTCTGCCTTATAGACACAGGACTACTCTTCATTATTCCCATAGGAGGAATAATGCTCCAAAAAGGTAATATTTCCGCTGCAACTTATATTTTGTTTATTATAATGAGTTCTATATTTCTAAATTCATTAAAATCCCTTTTTGAACTTTCCTTTAATCTTTCCTTTCTTTTAAAAGGAATGGAAAAAATCACTGAAATTTTTGAAGAAAAAGAACAGAAATCGGGAAATCTTAATTTCCCCAAAAACTTTTCCAAACATTTAAAATATGAAAATATATCCTTTTCTTATGATAAAACCGAAATTATAACAGATTTTTCTCTTACTGTTAAAGCAGGAAGCACAGTTGCTCTTGTAGGTCCCTCAGGATCCGGAAAAACCACTATCGGACTTCTTGCGGGAAGATTCTGGGACGTGAATAAAGGAAAGATAAGTATGGACAATATTGATATACGAGATATTTCCTATGAAAATCTTATGGAAAATACTTCTTTCGTTTTTCAGGAAACATTTATGCTTCATGATACAATATATGAAAATATAAAAATGGGAAAAGAATATACTCGGGAAGAAATTGAAAATGCTGCAAAGCAAGCACAGATTCACGACTTTATACTTTCTCTTCCTAACGGATACACAACTAAAATAGGAGAAGGAGGAATTAAACTGAGTGGTGGAGAAAAACAGAGAATTTCTATAGCAAGAGCTATTTTGAAAAATACTCCTATTATTATATTGGATGAAGTTACATCTTATTCAGATATCGAAAATGAAGCTGAAATTCAAAAAGCTCTAAAAATGCTCCTCAAAGGAAAAACGGCTCTAATTATAGCTCATAGACTTTACACTATAAAAAATGCAGATAACATTATATATATGGACAAAGGAAAAATTATAGAACAGGGAACTCACGAAGAACTGCTTAAAAATAAATCTGCTTATTGGCATTTATGGTCTCGATACAATGAAGAAAATAATAATGGAATGGAGGCGGAAAAATGTTAAAGGAAATAAAAATTTTATCAGGCGTGCAATTTAAAAATCTCAAAAAACCTGTACTGCTTCTTGTTACGGATTCAATATTTTACATGATAAATTACATGATGTTTTATTTCACTGTTAT
This genomic interval carries:
- a CDS encoding effector binding domain-containing protein gives rise to the protein MKEFIFIILNGFADWEAAFLSAALNVREFSTGYAVKYASIDKEIKISTGGLKVIPHMTIDEISDEVSGIVLVGSYNWRKLDNEISGKIINLVKKFKNNGKVVGAICDAARYLAVNGILNDCRHTVNDFEEIKNSEKYTNHKNFIYTDIDSVIDGKMVTATGTGAICFAANVMRALGDISEKNINFFYDMYTLGYPKAMENFNKADKINYEIVEINEKTIIGLKERIKDDNDTMFKKIADLWDNLFKEERILKNNRRINDNYTGVYYNYIMDDRLEYDNLVGCEIFDENGEIYKNIMKINIPSGKYAKFKILGDPKKILAEFWGNLDGYLKERNLERSFNYDFEEYIGGNGFDNVEIHIYIGIK
- a CDS encoding YafY family protein → MQINRLFETVYILLNKKNVTAKELADHFEVSIRTVYRDIEALMFAGIPVYSSRGKNGGIKLLEDYVLDKSIISKSEQNDILYALQSLKAANYPEIGETLSKLNTIFNKSSVDWIEVDFSGYNEVQKKIFENIKNAILNRKVVNFEYYNSNGIKSKRSAEPLKLWFKIKAWYLYAFCRKNSEMRTFKITRIKNLQVTEEIFERLVEKIPLKNEYSETETVKVIFEADKSQAYRIYDEFSQENIKKKENGNFEVVTENVENEWLYGYLLSFGENIKIFEPLRIKNILSEKIEKMKSNYK
- a CDS encoding helix-turn-helix transcriptional regulator; this translates as MKTTNYHLQSIFKNNEGMSIKYYILSLKMNHAKFLLKTTNYSIFDISVEVGYENPSKFAKVFKNYFGIFPSKYRKQSK
- a CDS encoding ABC transporter ATP-binding protein gives rise to the protein MKNLKFLLKLSGQHKIKLIISALFSVISTSFSAVPYILVYKIILELFNKNVDYEKIKILVFLTIFFVIFSVITLILSGIFSHISAFNILYKIRINLIEHMSKLNMGFFRKNPSGKLKKIINEDIEKLENFIAHQIPDLSSAFFTPLIFLGIMIYFDRMLTFVLFIPFILGFIVQSGMYKNYSTKVDCFYKLSAKLNSTIMEYINAMNVMKAFNLTAKSFREYKNTTQEYADYWIKLTKMSVPYYSAFLCLIDTGLLFIIPIGGIMLQKGNISAATYILFIIMSSIFLNSLKSLFELSFNLSFLLKGMEKITEIFEEKEQKSGNLNFPKNFSKHLKYENISFSYDKTEIITDFSLTVKAGSTVALVGPSGSGKTTIGLLAGRFWDVNKGKISMDNIDIRDISYENLMENTSFVFQETFMLHDTIYENIKMGKEYTREEIENAAKQAQIHDFILSLPNGYTTKIGEGGIKLSGGEKQRISIARAILKNTPIIILDEVTSYSDIENEAEIQKALKMLLKGKTALIIAHRLYTIKNADNIIYMDKGKIIEQGTHEELLKNKSAYWHLWSRYNEENNNGMEAEKC